A window of Hyperolius riggenbachi isolate aHypRig1 chromosome 1, aHypRig1.pri, whole genome shotgun sequence contains these coding sequences:
- the CFAP184 gene encoding cilia- and flagella-associated protein 184, translating to MQSPEPGAEVPAGTEAERSATGQGTGTEPINSDKTDREHGGHLEAGNDSSTHRETSREQSVHQEANGEHGSHQDAGREHDANQETEKEYAAQQETGEQNVNQVTEKEYTAHQETDGEPGISEGMDGEHSTNLEAGSEAIGREPGTSQETGREQNANQEAEKQSVPDRDSGMPDQETERELGSGDDTGAELGTIEVAEEQDVREEFKTMNQETASSELQQQEFGSTSVSESTEFVHPAEEQEKIGDIDNELVGTAAYQEMTSEPSEEQTSEYLMGQVNEESMLEVEGEQWQQEEDISGATAEDEAFKESLIQQYHAVVSEKEKVHQQNSQLQHKLYEYFRKKRGEETRPETEKQVADQEQRYLKYLATLEEMRKKFQIDATLHQQQIEELRTQCQKVENQVDKEWSSFQEQQKKMVLYIVNRGAGKHAASSFNHELEQLQSREERKEKEVIQVRLENIKLKNQIQRYESTMRSKEELAEGLHLIDFEQLKIENQTYNEKIEERNEELLKLRKKITNTVQVLTHVKEKLQFVQAENQEQKDKLMEIDALVAHRRDILTKTKQARDSLRMDNLNLKQKSGLLGNKILLRDFEDKVDATEELSQKLENLKRRHAELTLSSRGIMKKIDEAKLVMES from the coding sequence ATGCAGTCCCCGGAGCCTGGTGCAGAGGTACCCGCAGGAACTGAAGCAGAGCGATCTGCTACTGGGCAAGGGACTGGCACAGAGCCTATTAACAGTGACAAAACTGACAGAGAACATGGTGGCCATCTGGAGGCTGGGAATGATTCTAGTACCCACAGGGAGACAAGCAGAGAACAAAGTGTTCATCAGGAGGCTAATGGTGAACATGGCTCTCACCAGGATGCTGGCAGAGAACATGATGCCAACCAGGAGACTGAAAAAGAATACGCTGCCCAACAGGAGACTGGCGAACAAAATGTCAACCAGGTGACTGAAAAAGAATACACTGCCCACCAGGAGACTGACGGAGAACCTGGCATCAGTGAAGGTATGGATGGAGAACATAGCACCAACCTGGAGGCTGGTAGTGAAGCGATTGGCAGAGAACCTGGAACCAGCCAGGAGACTGGTAGGGAACAGAACGCCAACCAGGAGGCTGAAAAACAGTCTGTACCTGACAGAGATTCTGGCATGCCTGATCAAGAAACTGAAAGGGAACTGGGCTCTGGGGATGATACTGGCGCAGAGCTTGGCACCATTGAGGTGGCCGAGGAGCAGGATGTTAGAGAGGAATTTAAAACCATGAATCAAGAGACTGCCTCATCAGAGCTGCAACAACAAGAGTTTGGCTCCACGTCAGTTTCTGAGAGCACAGAATTTGTTCATCCAGCAGAGGAGCAGGAAAAAATAGGTGATATCGACAACGAGTTGGTAGGTACAGCTGCCTATCAGGAAATGACTAGTGAGCCTTCCGAAGAGCAGACCTCAGAGTATCTCATGGGACAGGTGAATGAAGAAAGCATGCTTGAAGTGGAGGGTGAGCAATGGCAACAAGAGGAGGACATCTCTGGTGCTACAGCTGAAGATGAAGCTTTCAAGGAATCTCTTATACAACAATACCATGCAGTGGTTTCAGAGAAAGAGAAAGTTCATCAGCAGAACTCTCAGCTTCAGCACAAGCTTTACGAGTACTTCCGTAAGAAAAGAGGGGAAGAGACTCGTCCAGAGACTGAGAAGCAGGTAGCCGATCAAGAGCAGCGTTACCTGAAATACTTGGCTACACTGGAAGAAATGAGAAAGAAGTTCCAAATAGATGCCACTTTGCATCAACAGCAGATTGAAGAGCTCAGGACTCAGTGTCAGAAAGTTGAAAATCAAGTAGATAAGGAGTGGTCTTCCTTCCAAGAGCAGCAGAAAAAGATGGTTTTATACATAGTAAATCGGGGTGCTGGAAAACACGCAGCATCCTCTTTCAACCACGAACTGGAGCAACTCCAGTCCCGGGAAGAAAGAAAGGAGAAGGAAGTCATTCAGGTACGTCTAGAGAACATCAAACTGAAAAACCAGATACAGCGCTATGAGTCCACCATGCGTTCTAAGGAGGAACTGGCTGAAGGCCTGCACCTCATTGACTTTGAGCAGCTCAAAATAGAAAATCAGACCTACAACGAAAAAATCGAGGAGAGGAATGAGGAGCTGCTTAAACTTAGAAAGAAAATCACTAACACTGTGCAGGTACTCACACATGTCAAAGAAAAGCTTCAGTTTGTTCAAGCTGAAAACCAAGAGCAGAAAGACAAGCTGATGGAAATAGACGCACTGGTAGCTCATAGAAGGGACATTCTGACCAAAACTAAACAGGCCAGAGACAGCCTGAGGATGGATAACCTGAACCTGAAACAAAAATCTGGCCTGCTTGGCAACAAGATCCTTCTTAGAGATTTTGAGGATAAAGTCGATGCTACAGAAGAACTTAGCCAGAAACTTGAGAACCTGAAGAGGCGTCATGCTGAGCTGACATTATCCAGCAGGGGCATCATGAAGAAAATAGATGAAGCTAAGCTGGTCATGGaaagttaa
- the TADA2B gene encoding transcriptional adapter 2-beta: MADLGKKYCVYCLADVTSLRLRCTECQDIELCSECFSAGAEIGSHRRWHGYQLVDGGRFTLWGPEAEGGWTSREEQLLLDAIEQFGFGNWEDMAAHVGASRTPQEVMEHYVSMYIHGNLGKACIPDSIPNRVTDHTCPTGGPLSPSLTSPMPPLDITVQEQQQLGYMPLRDDYEIEYDQDAETLISGLSVNYDDDDIEVELKECCVDMYVRKLKERQRRKSIAREYNLVPAFLGKDKKDKDKPVKRKISKEEKELRLKLRPLYQFMSNKDIEDFFENMHKERMLRAKLRELQRYRRNGITKMEESAEYEAARHKREKRKENKNTASSKRGREDGKDGEFAAIENLSGFELLSDREKVLCSSINLSPTRYLTVKTIIIKDHLQKRQGIPSKSRLPSYLDKVLKKRILNFLTESGWISRDAS; this comes from the exons ATGGCGGACCTGGGGAAGAAGTACTGCGTGTATTGCCTGGCGGACGTGACCAGCCTGCGGCTGCGCTGCACGGAATGCCAGGACATCGAGCTGTGCAGCGAGTGCTTCTCGGCCGGCGCGGAGATTGGCAGTCACCGGCGGTGGCATGGTTACCAGCTGGTGGACGGCGGTCGCTTTACCCTATGGGGGCCCGAGGCGGAGGGGGGCTGGACGAGCAGGGAAGAGCAGCTGCTGCTCGATGCCATCGAGCAGTTCGGCTTCGGCAATTGG GAGGATATGGCAGCTCATGTGGGCGCCTCGCGGACTCCCCAGGAAGTGATGGAGCACTATGTCAGCATGTATATCCACGGGAACCTTGGAAAAGCATGCATTCCAGACAGTATCCCTAACAGGGTAACCGATCACACCTGTCCCACCGGAGGCCCACTGTCTCCCAGCCTGACATCACCGATGCCTCCCTTGGACATCACCGTTCAAGAACAGCAGCAGCTGGGGTACATGCCTCTCCGGGATGACTACGAGATTGAGTACGATCAGGATGCCGAAACACTAATCAGTGGCTTGTCTGTAAATTATGACGACGATGACATAGAGGTAGAACTTAAAGAATGCTGTGTGGACATGTATGTGCGGAAACTCAAGGAGAGGCAGCGAAGGAAGAGCATAGCACGGGAGTATAACTTGGTGCCAGCCTTTTTGGGGAAGGATAAAAAGGACAAGGACAAGCCGGTGAAAAGAAAAATTTCCAAAGAGGAGAAAGAACTGCGGTTGAAACTGAGGCCGCTCTACCAGTTCATGTCCAACAAGGACATTGAGGACTTCTTTGAGAACATGCACAAGGAGCGCATGTTGAGGGCTAAGCTACGGGAACTGCAGAGGTACCGGAGGAACGGCATCACTAAGATGGAGGAATCTGCGGAATATGAAGCTGCCCGTCACAAGCGGGAGAAGAGGAAGGAGAATAAAAACACTGCCAGCTCAAAGAGGGGTCGGGAGGATGGGAAAGACGGAGAGTTTGCCGCCATTGAAAACCTTTCAGGCTTCGAGCTGCTATCGGACAGAGAGAAGGTGCTCTGCAGCTCTATCAACCTAAGCCCCACACGTTATCTGACTGTCAAAACCATTATCATTAAGGACCATCTGCAGAAAAGACAGGGAATTCCTTCCAAGAGTCGCCTCCCCAGCTACTTGGATAAAGTCCTAAAGAAACGGATTTTAAACTTCCTCACAGAAAGTGGCTGGATTTCCCGGGATGCCTCATGa